The Pseudomonas iranensis genome includes a window with the following:
- a CDS encoding rhodanese-like domain-containing protein produces the protein MVAHLIEFATNHYILVGIFVVLLALLLAHTMQGGGKSLSTGELTALVNKDAGVVVDIRPAKDYAAGHIVGAVNIPQDKLAARVGELEKHKAKTIILVDALGQTAGTHARELMKSGFTAAKLSGGISSWKGDNLPLVK, from the coding sequence ATGGTTGCTCACCTGATTGAATTTGCCACTAACCACTACATTCTTGTCGGTATCTTCGTCGTACTTCTGGCTCTGTTGCTGGCGCACACGATGCAGGGCGGCGGCAAGAGCCTGAGCACCGGCGAGCTGACCGCACTGGTCAATAAAGACGCAGGCGTGGTGGTGGATATCCGTCCGGCCAAGGATTATGCCGCTGGCCACATCGTCGGCGCGGTGAACATCCCGCAAGACAAACTGGCTGCCCGCGTCGGCGAGCTGGAAAAACACAAGGCCAAGACCATCATTCTGGTCGATGCCCTCGGTCAGACCGCCGGCACCCACGCCCGCGAGCTGATGAAGTCCGGCTTCACCGCCGCCAAGCTGTCCGGCGGGATTTCCAGCTGGAAAGGCGACAACCTGCCGCTGGTGAAATGA
- the ntrC gene encoding nitrogen regulation protein NR(I): protein MSRSETVWIVDDDRSIRWVLEKALQQEGMTTQSFDSADGVMSRLARQQPDVIISDIRMPGASGLDLLARIREQHPRLPVIIMTAHSDLDSAVASYQGGAFEYLPKPFDVDEAVSLVKRANQHAQEQQGLEVVPALTRTPEIIGEAPAMQEVFRAIGRLSHSNITVLINGESGTGKELVAHALHRHSPRAASPFIALNMAAIPKDLMESELFGHEKGAFTGAANLRRGRFEQADGGTLFLDEIGDMPADTQTRLLRVLADGEFYRVGGHVPVKVDVRIIAATHQNLETLVHAGKFREDLFHRLNVIRIHIPRLSDRREDIPTLARHFLSRAAQELAVEPKLLKSETEEYLKNLPWPGNVRQLENTCRWITVMASGREVHISDLPPELLNLPQDSAPVTNWEQALRQWADQALARGQSSLLDSAVPAFERIMIETALKHTAGRRRDAAVLLGWGRNTLTRKIKELGMKVDGGDDDEGEEG from the coding sequence ATGAGCCGTAGTGAAACCGTGTGGATCGTCGATGACGACCGTTCTATCCGTTGGGTCCTGGAAAAGGCCTTGCAGCAGGAAGGCATGACCACCCAGAGCTTTGACAGCGCCGACGGCGTGATGAGTCGTCTGGCCCGGCAGCAGCCGGACGTGATCATTTCCGATATCCGCATGCCGGGCGCCAGTGGCCTGGATCTGCTGGCGCGGATTCGCGAACAGCACCCACGGCTGCCGGTCATCATCATGACCGCTCACTCCGATCTGGACAGCGCTGTCGCCTCCTATCAGGGCGGTGCTTTCGAGTACCTGCCCAAGCCTTTCGACGTCGACGAAGCCGTTTCGCTGGTCAAACGCGCCAATCAACATGCGCAGGAACAGCAAGGCCTGGAAGTTGTGCCAGCCTTGACCCGCACCCCGGAAATCATCGGCGAAGCGCCGGCGATGCAGGAAGTGTTTCGCGCCATCGGGCGCCTGAGCCACTCCAACATCACCGTGCTGATCAACGGCGAATCCGGTACCGGTAAAGAACTGGTCGCCCACGCCCTGCACCGCCACAGCCCACGCGCGGCTTCGCCGTTCATTGCCCTGAACATGGCGGCGATTCCCAAGGATCTGATGGAATCGGAACTGTTCGGCCACGAGAAAGGCGCGTTCACCGGCGCGGCGAATTTGCGTCGCGGTCGTTTTGAACAGGCGGACGGCGGCACGCTGTTTCTCGATGAAATCGGCGACATGCCGGCGGACACCCAGACGCGTCTGTTGCGCGTGTTGGCCGATGGCGAGTTCTACCGCGTCGGCGGCCATGTGCCGGTGAAAGTCGATGTACGCATCATCGCCGCAACCCACCAGAATCTGGAAACGCTCGTCCACGCCGGCAAATTCCGCGAGGACTTGTTCCACCGCCTCAACGTTATCCGCATCCACATCCCGCGCCTGTCGGATCGTCGCGAAGACATCCCGACCCTGGCCCGGCACTTCCTCAGCCGCGCCGCGCAGGAACTGGCGGTCGAGCCGAAGCTGCTGAAAAGCGAAACCGAGGAATACCTGAAAAACCTGCCGTGGCCGGGCAACGTGCGCCAGCTGGAGAACACCTGCCGCTGGATCACCGTCATGGCCTCCGGCCGTGAAGTGCACATCAGTGACTTGCCACCGGAACTGCTCAACCTGCCGCAGGATTCGGCGCCAGTGACCAACTGGGAACAGGCCCTGCGCCAGTGGGCCGATCAGGCCTTGGCCCGTGGCCAGTCGAGCCTGCTCGACAGCGCAGTGCCAGCGTTCGAGCGGATCATGATCGAGACTGCTTTGAAGCACACCGCAGGACGTCGGCGTGATGCGGCGGTGCTGCTGGGTTGGGGGCGCAATACCCTGACGCGCAAGATCAAGGAACTGGGGATGAAGGTTGATGGTGGGGATGATGACGAGGGGGAAGAGGGTTAA
- the grxC gene encoding glutaredoxin 3 produces MSEVIVYSSDYCPYCSRAKHLLASKGVAFEEIKVDGKPQLRAEMTKKAGRTSVPQIWIGAKHIGGCDDLYALERAGKLDALLKG; encoded by the coding sequence ATGAGCGAAGTCATCGTCTACTCCAGCGATTACTGCCCTTACTGCTCGCGCGCCAAGCATCTGCTCGCCAGCAAAGGCGTGGCCTTCGAAGAGATCAAGGTCGATGGCAAGCCGCAGCTGCGTGCCGAAATGACCAAAAAGGCCGGGCGCACGTCCGTGCCGCAGATCTGGATCGGCGCAAAGCACATCGGCGGTTGCGATGATTTATACGCCCTGGAACGCGCCGGCAAACTCGACGCGCTGCTCAAGGGCTGA
- a CDS encoding leucine-rich repeat domain-containing protein, translating into MPVKPAKGGAAHTKVDASTSPTRPDHMDIPLPGPSNRGGSGSAFSTDNLPLRAGLSSAIDADATLATAAVVVHAAPAQASPPVSQPTLDHYAINARAILPEINSEGLRVLNRRTYADVAGGDLVLVAVDPQTGLHRARRPSELLPGPVMLRDAASGLWYARDVVEPTTREQIRKYLPDMSDENADAFIARFDDKDVAELELKHIQPGLAQLDSTRFSMPFSPARITSDQEFLDASKMWTTLRQLYQWQGHPDQRVYSGGRLVGFKLDINLTTWPAEKPLSLKFNSVVSLTLRGGGPVTPDVFCAQFPNLESLTITSQEIRVKGRFQGWDIIESVHSKFSMDSRFAEQLKRFPRLQRLHLQDCELTADFSLRGLTRLRELWLCNTVEAPVNSLDMQMRHQEQVTFLQVAADLRGMTELRVLDLSRTGIHLLPSGLEAIDVASKLEVLRLGGNPLANSLSLENMTALQELDLSNTRLQRFPEGITDRIPVKELNLADNHIRSIPESVELRAGFNLIGNPITDPASLRRLIRARVDTGTDIWLGQESSDGSADLWLRNVPQDQIAEKQALWDRHNAAMPLAVTGILRRLSRTPEFHVERPLLQRRVWWFLEMYDRADVTERARLDAILHTETSPGKMLDRLENEIRSYDGGRQNQALHPLPKRPRFE; encoded by the coding sequence ATGCCAGTAAAACCAGCCAAAGGTGGCGCTGCCCACACGAAAGTGGATGCTTCCACCAGTCCGACCCGACCGGACCACATGGATATTCCGCTTCCCGGCCCGTCAAACCGAGGTGGTTCTGGCTCAGCGTTTTCCACCGATAATTTGCCGTTACGGGCCGGCTTGTCCAGCGCTATCGACGCAGACGCCACGCTCGCGACTGCGGCAGTTGTGGTTCATGCGGCCCCTGCACAAGCCAGTCCGCCGGTATCACAACCGACGCTGGACCATTACGCAATCAACGCCCGCGCAATACTTCCAGAAATCAACAGCGAAGGATTGCGGGTTCTTAATCGGCGCACCTACGCTGACGTGGCCGGTGGCGATCTTGTTCTTGTCGCCGTAGATCCGCAGACAGGTCTGCATCGAGCCCGACGGCCAAGCGAATTACTGCCAGGCCCGGTGATGCTGCGCGATGCGGCCAGCGGGCTTTGGTATGCGCGCGATGTCGTGGAGCCAACTACCCGTGAGCAGATCCGCAAGTATCTGCCGGACATGAGCGATGAGAACGCGGATGCCTTCATCGCCCGGTTTGATGACAAGGATGTGGCAGAGCTTGAACTCAAGCACATTCAGCCTGGGCTTGCGCAACTGGACTCGACGCGTTTCAGCATGCCATTCAGTCCAGCTCGCATTACATCGGACCAGGAGTTCCTTGACGCGTCAAAGATGTGGACGACGCTACGCCAGTTGTACCAATGGCAAGGCCATCCTGATCAGCGGGTCTACAGTGGTGGGCGGCTTGTGGGCTTCAAGCTGGATATCAATCTGACGACATGGCCAGCTGAAAAGCCGCTTTCGTTGAAATTCAACTCAGTCGTTTCTCTCACGCTAAGAGGTGGTGGTCCGGTGACCCCGGACGTGTTTTGCGCGCAATTTCCCAACCTTGAAAGTCTGACGATTACCAGTCAGGAGATCAGAGTAAAAGGCCGGTTCCAAGGGTGGGACATAATAGAAAGCGTTCATTCAAAATTCAGTATGGATTCGCGCTTCGCCGAGCAATTGAAAAGATTCCCGCGTTTGCAGAGGCTGCATCTGCAGGACTGTGAATTAACGGCTGACTTTTCGCTGCGAGGCCTTACCAGACTTCGTGAATTATGGCTTTGCAACACAGTCGAGGCCCCGGTGAATAGCCTCGACATGCAAATGCGGCATCAGGAGCAAGTCACCTTTTTGCAAGTGGCAGCTGACCTCAGAGGGATGACTGAGCTGCGGGTGCTGGATCTGAGCCGCACCGGAATACACCTGCTGCCTTCTGGTCTGGAGGCCATCGACGTGGCGTCGAAGCTGGAAGTGTTAAGACTGGGGGGCAATCCGCTTGCGAACAGCCTTTCACTCGAAAACATGACCGCACTGCAGGAGCTGGATCTTTCCAATACACGATTGCAACGATTTCCCGAGGGCATTACCGATAGGATTCCCGTAAAAGAGTTGAATCTTGCTGACAATCACATCAGGTCGATTCCCGAATCCGTGGAGCTCAGAGCGGGCTTCAATCTCATCGGCAATCCAATTACGGACCCGGCCTCGCTACGGCGGTTGATACGAGCACGTGTCGACACAGGCACCGATATCTGGCTCGGACAGGAAAGCAGCGATGGGTCTGCCGATCTCTGGCTACGCAATGTGCCACAGGACCAGATAGCGGAAAAACAAGCGCTGTGGGACAGGCATAACGCCGCAATGCCACTGGCAGTGACCGGCATTCTTCGTCGGCTGAGTCGAACGCCCGAATTTCACGTTGAACGCCCGCTGCTGCAGCGGCGCGTGTGGTGGTTTCTGGAAATGTATGACAGGGCCGACGTCACCGAACGGGCCAGGCTCGACGCCATTCTTCATACGGAAACGAGTCCCGGGAAGATGCTGGACCGGCTGGAGAATGAAATCCGCAGCTATGACGGAGGGCGACAGAATCAAGCGCTGCACCCTCTGCCCAAACGGCCCAGGTTCGAATAG
- a CDS encoding tRNA (cytidine(34)-2'-O)-methyltransferase, translating to MFHVILFQPEIPPNTGNVIRLCANSGCHLHLIEPLGFEMDDKRLRRAGLDYHEYATLQRHADLASCLESLGNPRVFAFTTKGSRPFHDAAFVPGDAFLFGPESRGLPADVLDALPAEQRLRLPMREGCRSLNLSNTVAVAVYEAWRQNDFK from the coding sequence ATGTTTCACGTCATCCTTTTTCAACCAGAAATTCCGCCGAACACCGGCAACGTTATCAGGCTGTGCGCCAACAGCGGCTGCCACCTGCATTTGATCGAACCACTGGGTTTCGAGATGGACGACAAGCGCCTGCGCCGTGCCGGTCTCGACTACCACGAATATGCCACGTTGCAGCGTCACGCTGATCTGGCCAGTTGTCTGGAAAGTCTGGGCAACCCGCGCGTGTTCGCCTTCACCACCAAAGGTTCGCGGCCGTTCCATGATGCCGCGTTCGTGCCCGGCGATGCGTTTCTGTTCGGCCCGGAAAGCCGCGGCCTGCCAGCGGACGTGCTCGACGCCCTGCCTGCCGAACAGCGCCTGCGCCTGCCGATGCGCGAAGGCTGCCGCAGCCTGAACCTGTCCAACACCGTGGCGGTCGCCGTGTACGAAGCGTGGCGGCAGAACGACTTCAAGTAA
- the glnL gene encoding nitrogen regulation protein NR(II), producing MTISDAIHRLLLDNLTTATILLDAELRLEYMNPAAEMLLAVSGQRSHGQFISELFTESPEALNSLRQAVEQAHPFTKREAMLTALTGQTLTVDYAVTPILSNGETLLLLEVHPRDRLLRITKEEAQLSKQETSKMLVRGLAHEIKNPLGGIRGAAQLLARELPEESLRDYTNVIIEEADRLRNLVDRMLGSNKLPSLAMCNVHEVLERVCHLVEAESQGCITLVRDYDPSIPDVLIDREQMIQAVLNIVRNAMQAISSQNELRLGRISLRTRAMRQFTIGHIRHRLVTKIEIIDNGPGIPAELQETIFFPMVSGRPDGTGLGLAITQNIISQHQGLIECESHPGHTTFSIFLPLEQGATST from the coding sequence ATGACCATAAGCGACGCTATTCACCGTTTGCTGCTCGACAACCTGACCACGGCGACCATCCTGCTCGACGCCGAGTTGCGCCTGGAGTATATGAACCCGGCGGCGGAAATGCTGTTGGCGGTCAGCGGTCAGCGCAGCCACGGCCAGTTCATCAGCGAGCTGTTCACCGAATCCCCCGAGGCGCTCAATTCCCTGCGTCAGGCGGTGGAGCAGGCGCACCCGTTCACCAAGCGTGAAGCGATGCTCACCGCCCTCACCGGCCAGACGCTGACCGTGGATTACGCGGTGACGCCGATTCTCAGTAACGGCGAGACTTTGCTTTTGCTCGAAGTGCATCCGCGTGATCGCCTGTTGCGCATCACCAAGGAAGAGGCGCAGCTGTCCAAACAGGAAACCAGCAAGATGCTGGTGCGCGGCCTCGCCCACGAGATCAAGAATCCCCTCGGTGGCATCCGTGGTGCGGCGCAATTGCTCGCCCGCGAGCTTCCGGAAGAGAGCCTGCGCGATTACACAAATGTGATCATCGAAGAGGCCGACCGCCTGCGCAATCTGGTCGATCGCATGCTCGGCTCGAATAAGTTGCCGTCACTGGCCATGTGCAACGTCCACGAAGTGCTCGAACGCGTCTGCCATCTGGTCGAGGCCGAAAGCCAGGGCTGCATCACCCTGGTGCGTGATTACGACCCGAGCATTCCCGATGTATTGATCGACCGCGAGCAAATGATTCAGGCGGTGTTGAACATCGTGCGCAACGCGATGCAGGCTATCAGCAGCCAGAACGAGCTGCGCCTGGGCCGCATCAGCCTGCGCACCCGCGCCATGCGCCAGTTCACCATCGGCCACATCCGCCATCGTCTGGTGACCAAGATCGAGATCATCGACAACGGCCCGGGCATCCCGGCGGAACTGCAGGAAACCATTTTCTTTCCCATGGTCAGCGGCCGCCCGGACGGTACCGGGCTGGGCCTGGCCATTACCCAGAACATCATCAGTCAGCACCAGGGCCTGATCGAGTGTGAGAGCCATCCAGGCCACACCACCTTCTCGATCTTCCTGCCACTGGAACAAGGAGCCACATCGACATGA
- the secB gene encoding protein-export chaperone SecB yields the protein MTDQQNTAASEEETAPQFSLQRIYVRDLSFEAPKSPAIFRQQWDPAVGLDLNTRQKALEGDFYEVVLTLSVTVKNGEEVAFIAEVQQAGIFLIKNLDAASMSHTLGAFCPNILFPYARETLDSLVTRGSFPALMLAPVNFDALYAQELQRMQESGETPTVQ from the coding sequence ATGACTGACCAACAGAACACTGCAGCCAGCGAAGAAGAAACCGCACCGCAATTTTCCTTGCAGCGCATCTACGTACGCGACCTGTCCTTCGAAGCCCCGAAAAGCCCGGCGATCTTCCGCCAGCAGTGGGATCCGGCGGTCGGTCTGGATCTGAACACTCGCCAGAAAGCGCTGGAAGGCGACTTCTACGAAGTGGTGCTGACCCTTTCCGTCACCGTGAAAAACGGTGAAGAAGTGGCCTTCATTGCTGAAGTGCAACAGGCCGGTATCTTCCTGATCAAGAATCTGGACGCGGCTTCGATGAGCCACACCCTGGGTGCGTTCTGCCCGAACATCCTGTTCCCGTACGCCCGCGAAACCCTGGACAGCCTGGTTACCCGCGGTTCGTTCCCGGCGCTGATGCTGGCGCCGGTGAACTTCGATGCCCTGTACGCGCAAGAGCTGCAGCGCATGCAGGAAAGCGGCGAGACCCCGACCGTTCAGTAA